GCTAGTAAAAACTAAAGCCTCGCCTTAGCAGCAACGAGTTCGGTCTACGCTCCGCGTCGCTCACAGGCTAAAACCACGATCCTGCTGTCTGAGCTTTTGTTGCTCCTCCCTGAGATGAGCTTCTAGTTCCTGACTCCAATCGGGATTATGGGTTTTGAGCCTTTTACCCTGTGGCAATAATTCTAATACTGCACTAGCTGCGTTATTCCCTTGTTCATCATTATTGAATGCTACGACCACCCTATTGAAACTCTTGAGAAATTCCATAGGTAGGTTATTCGGGTCATCAGCTACTATCAACATGGTTCTAGTTGGTGGTAGCCCCTTGCAACTTGAGATCAGGTAGGTGGCTGCTGACATTGCATCAATTGGTGTAGAACACAAAAAGACATTTTCTACCTTGTCCGTTGGTTGCCCTCCCAATCTCAGATAAAACCAACCATAAGGTGTAGAGGTGTTTTGGTCGTACTCCACAGTGCGATGATTTTGCCTTGGCTTTGACCAAATTAATGCGCCAGTTTTTTCACCATCTAAATCACGCTTGATAAACAAAATATTTCGTTGCTCATCCATGTAAAGCAACTGATTATTATGTAATCCTTGCGAAATATAATCTGGTATGTAACGTTTCTCGCTTAAGTACTTGTGTAACACTTGCCAAACAACTGTATCCTCTGGTGGTGGAGTGAACTGGGGCTGTTGCTGTTTGCGTTCAATCTCTTGAAAGAGTTTTTCTAACTGCTCAACTGGGAGTGGTTTAACAGGTTTGAGCAGCAATTCATGAATAGGTTCATCATCACGTTCTGTTTGGTAGTCAACGCCAAGATGTTTTTGCAAACCAGGGGAAAGTGTAAGCTGCACCTAGTTGTGTGCCACTAAAAGCTTGCCCATCTTTCTCATAAGAAATGCCTTTAGACTT
The Nostoc edaphicum CCNP1411 genome window above contains:
- a CDS encoding DUF3991 domain-containing protein, whose protein sequence is MQLTLSPGLQKHLGVDYQTERDDEPIHELLLKPVKPLPVEQLEKLFQEIERKQQQPQFTPPPEDTVVWQVLHKYLSEKRYIPDYISQGLHNNQLLYMDEQRNILFIKRDLDGEKTGALIWSKPRQNHRTVEYDQNTSTPYGWFYLRLGGQPTDKVENVFLCSTPIDAMSAATYLISSCKGLPPTRTMLIVADDPNNLPMEFLKSFNRVVVAFNNDEQGNNAASAVLELLPQGKRLKTHNPDWSQELEAHLREEQQKLRQQDRGFSL